A stretch of DNA from Paramisgurnus dabryanus chromosome 19, PD_genome_1.1, whole genome shotgun sequence:
agggtggattactgcaatggactccttactgggatccccaaaaagaccattagacagctgcagctcatacagaacgctgctgccagaattctgaccagaaccaaaaaatctgagcacattactccagtcctcaggttcttacactggcttcctgttacatttagaatagactttaaagtattgttactcgtttataaatcacttcatggcttaggacccaaatacatgacagatatgctaactgaatataaacctaaaagattactcagatcattaggatcaggtcagttagaaataccaagggttcactcaaaacaaggtgcgtcagcatttagttattatgcccacctctagctggaatcaacttccagaagagatcagatgtgcttcaacagtaaacacttttaaatttagattaaaaacacatctgtttaactctgcatttactgaatgagcactgtgctgcttcacactgactgcacttttaactcaagtcacttttactcctgttttattctttttaatatttttaactgttttattaaaatcacatttattttctttaattgttattttaaattctcatgtatctttgtctttattgtgatcttatcgtgtaaatcttatttttacattttctttttttatatattgttttctcatctctgtgtaaagcactttgaatgacctctgtgtatgaaatgtgctatacaaataaacttgccttgccttgccttacTGATTACAAATAACTGCCAGGGATAAGCAATAGGGATAACCGCCTCTGCTGGAAAAAACTGGAACAAAACAGCGAGTCTGCTTCACAGAACACACTTAAAAGGactaaatatactttaaaataaatggtgtctcaaaatagcacagttaaGTAAGATGTTCTTAAGTTTATCTTAATATGTACAAGTCAACaaacaagatattttgataaatgatggtaagcaaacAGTTGACAGAACCCAAAcccttccatagtatttgttttatcctactatggacaTCATTGGGTACCGTTAACTGTCAAAGTATCTTGTTTtatgttcaacagaataaagaaactcatacaggtttagatcaACATGAGGTTGATGAAAGGACTTTTCATGTTCATACTTTTCAGTTGTCCAAGATTTAtaaaaatcctttctttgtattggtcttaagtaatattctaattttctgagatacttTGACATTTTCCTTAGctgtcagttataatcatcaaaattaaaataaataaacatttgaaatatatcattCTGCGTTTAACGAATGAATATAATaaacaagtttcactttttgaatggaattagtgaaataaatcaattttttgatgatattctaattacatgaccagcacctgtattGTCATTCAGAGTTGATGATAATATGAAGTGAGACAGCTGGAGATGATCAGACCTTCTCCAGATAGCCGTTCCACAGTTTCAGCTCAGAAATTAAATCATCTTTTTTTCTCTTCAGGGCAGATTCAAGTCTCTCTCCTTCGGGCACAATCTTTTCATAGAAAGCTACTTCATCTGAAAGATTTAACACAACACACAAGCTTTCAATGGTATATCATCATGTTGGGTTATTTGACAAACAGTACAGCTAACGTGTGTGTGTTAATGTAAGAAAAGTACAAATTTTCTGCATCAGGGTGTTTGTCTCAAACATGCGCTGATAAACCAAAGCCTGTTCAGCAGGGTCATCTGGAATCAGTTGTGTGCCTTGCCCTTTAAACACACtctaaacacacaaaacaattaaTACATGAAAAATGGATGATgaacgaccattcaaaaacatgactggggttctaacaatacaaagctttatgcaaatgggtgaagtgtccctttaagaaattGCTGAATAGCTGAGACCTTTATCGACAAATGTccatttttaattaatgtataaaaaaaatctaaagtatgttttgtaaaaaaaaaaaaaactttaacaacAGAAACAATATCAAAATATGTAATATACATACAAAGTGATTTGAATATACAAATGGTGAGGAAAGTGTATATTTTAGTTGTTTATTTAAGAGTTGTGTCATCTCAATAATGTATGGTTCACGCGCTTCTTACCTCCAGATACATGCACGCGGAAAACGACTCGTTAATGATTCTGTCTCCGTGCTTCATAGCTGGAAGCTGCAAAAACAAAGTTCAACATGAAGACCAAAACTATTCTATCGCTTCATTaagcttgttgtgtatgttaAGATGAAGACACAGCAGATAAAGTGTGTAATTCTCGCCTGTCCTCTGGGGTTCAGCTCCAACACCTCAGCACTTTTATGTTCTTTTTTCATAAACGACAGTAGTTTACTGTTGTATCCGTGCAGCTGTTTCTCCTCGAGCGCGATTATCACACGCCAGCAGGGTGGAGAACC
This window harbors:
- the LOC135774061 gene encoding glutathione S-transferase A-like, coding for MAEEITLYWGSGSPPCWRVIIALEEKQLHGYNSKLLSFMKKEHKSAEVLELNPRGQLPAMKHGDRIINESFSACMYLESVFKGQGTQLIPDDPAEQALVYQRMFETNTLMQKIYEVAFYEKIVPEGERLESALKRKKDDLISELKLWNGYLEKMGKGSYLAGKNFTMADVVCFPVIAYFPRLSCPKERCPRLMEYYEMVKDRPSIKASWPPHWLENPEAESKLKDL